Proteins from one Bufo gargarizans isolate SCDJY-AF-19 chromosome 8, ASM1485885v1, whole genome shotgun sequence genomic window:
- the LOC122945539 gene encoding E3 ubiquitin/ISG15 ligase TRIM25-like: MASADLRAELDCSICLSLYTDPVSLRCGHNFCRSCIVSALDAQEAAGVYSCPDCRAEYPERPALEKSRKLRNIVERFLSAQPDMEETEIFCTYCTKSPVPAVRTCLHCEASFCEKHLSRHSKSSEHTLVEPTATPKERKCSTHKEVLKYYCPMDAACICVSCWVAGDHKGHDVQLLDVASEKEKEKLRKYLEELNPQKAEIQSKLQNLQDRQRNIQEKASDKRKNVRKLFMDIKEQLEMAEKKALSEISRKEEKIVSQISDLIKKLEIEEDELFRKMRHVEEMCHVTDPIRLLQESDITVCGHGDDEDTGEDGREGRSEDDLDEVLISLTFYRSMRDIVTNVTSELGLHVPDILLDEDTANIYVKISEDLKTATTTEEEEEEEEEDRPESPGRFLDYPQVLSRCGLSSGKHYWEVEWDQKGKCDIGLSYPSIEREGDESCIGCNDKSWSLDMSGAGCTVCHRSVRSPLSVDTTCPRLGVFLDYEAGRLSFCQLCDPIRHLHTFTASFSEPLHVVFWLWSGASVRIIKMAEKKALSEISRQEEKIVSQISDLIKKLEIEEDELSGKMRHVEEMCHVTDPIRLLQESDITVCGHGDDENTGGDGGEGRSEDDLDEVLISLTLHRSMRDIVTNVTSELGLDVPDILLDEDTANEYVKISEDLKTATEEEDEEEEEDEKKEQDRPESPGRFLYWDQVLSRCGLSSGRHYWEVEWNQIGGCDIGLSYPSIERKGQRSGIRCNDKSWCLEMSGAGCAVCHRSVTSPLSLDTTCPRLGVYLDYEARRLSFYKLCDPIRHLHTFTASFSEPLHAVFCVKDGASVRIIS, translated from the exons ATGGCTTCTGCTGATCTGAGGGCCGAGCTGGACTGCTCCATCTGCCTGAGCCTCTATACAGATCCTGTATCCCTGAGATGTGGACACAACTTCTGCCGCTCGTGTATTGTGAGTGCGCTGGATGCACAGGAGGCAGCTGGAGTGTATTCCTGTCCTGACTGCAGAGCAGAATATCCGGAGCGTCCGGCCCTGGAGAAGAGCAGGAAGCTGAGGAACATAGTGGAGCGTTTCTTATCTGCTCAGCCTGATATGGAGGAGACCGAGATCTTCTGTACTTACTGTACTAAGTCTCCTGTACCGGCTGTGAGGACATGTCTGCACTGTGAGGCCTCGTTCTGTGAAAAGCACTTGAGTAGACACAGTAAGTCATCAGAACATACTTTGGTTGAACCTACTGCTACCCCGAAGGAAAGAAAATGCTCCACACACAAGGAGGTGCTGAAATACTATTGTCCGATGGACGCCGCCTGTATCTGTGTGTCCTGCTGGGTGGCCGGAGACCACAAGGGACATGACGTGCAGCTACTGGACGTGGCCTCTGAGAAGGAGAAAGAGAAACTGAGGAAATATCTGGAGGAACTAAACccacaaaaagcagaaattcagagTAAACTTCAGAATCTGCAGGATCGTCAGAGGAATATCCAGGAGAAGGCCTCTGATAAGAGGAAGAACGTCAGGAAGTTATTTATGGACATTAAGGAGCAACTGGAAATGGCAGAAAAGAAAGCGCTGAGCGAGATCTCCAGGAAGGAGGAGAAGATTGTGTCCCAGATATCTGATCTGATCAAGAAGCTGGAAATAGAGGAGGACGAGCTGTTCAGGAAGATGCGTCACGTGGAGGAGATGTGTCATGTCACCGACCCAATAAGACTCCTACAAGAAAGTGACATTACAGTATGTGgtcatggagatgatgaggacacAGGGGAAGATGGTAGAGAGGGCAGGTCTGAGGATGATCTGGATGAGGTTCTGATCTCACTGACCTTCTACCGATCTATGAGGGATATTGTCACCAATGTCACATCAGAGCTCGGGCTCCATGTTCCAGACATATTGCTGGATGAGGACACTGCTAATATATATGTGAAGATATCAGAAGATCTGAAAACAGCAACAAcaacagaagaggaagaagaagaggaagaagaggacagACCAGAATCACCAGGAAGGTTCCTAGATTATCCCCAGGTGTTAAGCAGATGTGGCCTCTCCTCAGGAAAACATTACTGGGAGGTAGAGTGGGACCAGAAAGGAAAATGTGACATCGGACTGTCCTATCCCAGTATAGAAAGGGAAGGAGATGAGTCTTGTATTGGATGTAATGATAAATCTTGGTCTTTGGATATGTCTGGTGCAGGATGTACAGTGTGTCACCGCTCAGTCAGATCCCCCCTAAGTgtagatacaacatgtcctagaCTTGGGGTCTTCTTAGACTATGAGGCCGGGCGCCTGTCCTTCTGTCAGCTGTGTGACCCCATCAGACACTTACATACCTTCACTGCCTCCTTCTCTGAACCCCTACATGTTGTCTTCTGGTTGTGGTCTGGAGCCTCTGTTAGAATAATAA AAATGGCAGAAAAGAAAGCGCTGAGCGAGATCTCCAGGCAGGAGGAGAAGATTGTGTCCCAGATCTCTGATCTGATCAAGAAGCTGGAAATAGAGGAGGACGAGCTGTCCGGGAAGATGCGTCACGTGGAGGAGATGTGTCATGTCACCGACCCAATAAGACTCCTACAAGAAAGTGACATTACAGTATGTGGTCATGGAGATGATGAGAACACAGGGGGAGATGGTGGAGAGGGCAGGTCTGAGGATGATCTGGATGAGGTTCTGATCTCACTGACCTTACACCGATCTATGAGGGATATTGTCACCAATGTCACATCAGAGCTCGGGCTTGATGTTCCAGACATATTGCTGGATGAGGACACTGCTAATGAATATGTGAAGATATCAGAAGATCTGAAAACAGCAACAGAAGAAGAAGacgaggaagaggaagaagatgAAAAAAAAGAACAGGACAGACCAGAATCACCAGGAAGGTTCCTGTATTGGGACCAGGTGTTAAGCAGATGTGGCCTCTCCTCAGGAAGACATTACTGGGAGGTAGAGTGGAACCAGATAGGAGGATGTGACATCGGACTGTCCTATCCCAGTATAGAAAGGAAAGGACAGAGGTCTGGTATTAGATGTAATGATAAATCTTGGTGTCTGGAAATGTCTGGTGCAGGATGTGCAGTGTGTCACCGCTCAGTCACATCCCCCCTCAGTttagatacaacatgtcctagaCTTGGGGTCTATCTGGACTATGAGGCCAGGCGTCTGTCCTTCTATAAGCTGTGTGACCCCATCAGACACTTACACACCTTCACCGCCTCCTTCTCTGAACCCCTACATGCTGTCTTCTGTGTGAAGGATGGAGCCTCTGTTAGAATAATAAGCTGA